Proteins from a single region of Bos indicus x Bos taurus breed Angus x Brahman F1 hybrid chromosome 29, Bos_hybrid_MaternalHap_v2.0, whole genome shotgun sequence:
- the TMEM262 gene encoding transmembrane protein 262, translating to MMRWRDRVAVLFFPQGMILTMAALMLFFIHLAVFASDVHNFWVTYRYDRMSFRYTVVLMFSQVISICWAAMGSLYAEMTYDKFLRCFSLTILMLNGAMFFNRLSLEFLAIQYREESH from the exons ATGATGCGCTGGCGGGACCGTGTGGCTGTGCTCTTCTTCCCACAAGGCATGATTCTCACCATGGCCGCGCTGATGCTCTTCTTCATACACCTGGCTGTCTTTGCCAGCGACGTGCACAACTTCTGGGTCACCTACCGCTACGACCGCATGAGCTTCCGCTACACCGTCGTCCTGATG TTCTCCCAGGTGATCAGCATCTGCTGGGCCGCCATGGGGTCACTCTACGCGGAGATGACATATGACAAGTTTCTTCGCTGCTTTTCCCTGACCATCCTGA TGCTCAACGGGGCCATGTTCTTCAACCGCCTGTCCCTGGAGTTTCTCGCCATCCAGTACCGGGAAGAGAGCCACTGA
- the ZFPL1 gene encoding zinc finger protein-like 1 isoform X1: MGLCKCPKRKVTNLFCFEHRVNVCEHCLVANHAKCIVQSYLQWLQDSDYNPNCRLCNIPLAARETTRLICYDLFHWACLNERAAQLPRNTAPAGYQCPSCSGPIFPPTNLAGPVASALREKLATVNWARAGLGLPLIDELVSPEPEPLNTSEFSDWSSFNASGSPEQEETASASAAPAFYSQVPRPPASPSRPEQHTVIHMGNPEPLTHASAPRKVYDTRDDERAPGLHRDCDDDKYRRRPALGWLAQLLRSRAGSRKRPLTLLQRAGLLLLLGLLGFLALLALMSRLGRAAADSDPNLDPLMNPHIRVGPS; the protein is encoded by the exons ATGGGACTTTGCAAGTGCCCCAAGAGGAAGGTGACCAACCTGTTCTGCTTCGAACACCGGGTCAACGTCTGCGAGCACTGCCTGGTAGCCAATCACGCCAAG TGCATCGTCCAGTCCTACCTGCAGTGGCTCCAAGATAGCGATTACAACCCCAATTGCCGCCTGTGTAACATACCCCTGGCTGCTCGGGAGACAACCCGCCTCATCTGTTATG ATCTGTTCCACTGGGCCTGCCTCAATGAGCGTGCTGCTCAGCTCCCCCGAAACACAGCACCTGCTGGCTACCAGTGCCCCAGCTGCAGTGGCCCCATCTTCCCTCCAACCAACCTGGCTGGCCCTGTGGCCTCTGCGCTGAGAGAGAAGCTGGCCACGGTCAACTGGGCCCGGGCAGGACTGGGTCTTCCTCTG ATTGACGAGCTGGTGAGCCCAGAGCCTGAACCCCTCAACACGTCTGAGTTCTCTGACTGGTCCAGCTTTAATG CCAGCGGTAGCCCCGAACAGGAAGAGACAGCCAGCGCTTCTGCTGCCCCAGCCTTCTACAGCCAAGTCCCCCGGCCCCCTGCTTCCCCGAGCCGGCCTGAACAGCACACGGTGATCCACATGGGCAATCCCGAGCCTCTGACTCACG CCTCAGCCCCGAGGAAGGTGTATGACACGCGGGATGATGAGCGGGCACCAGGCCTCCACCGGGATTGTGATGATGACAAGTACCGGCGCCGGCCAGCCCTGGGGTGGCTGGCCCAGCTGCTCAG GAGCCGGGCTGGGTCCCGTAAGCGGCCGCTGACCCTGCTGCAGCGGGcggggctgctgctactgctgggGCTGCTGGGCTTCCTGGCCCTGCTGGCCCTCATGTCTCGCCTGGGCCGGGCTGCTGCTGACAGTGACCCCAACCTGGACCCACTCATGAACCCTCACATCCGTGTGGGTCCCTCCTGA
- the ZFPL1 gene encoding zinc finger protein-like 1 isoform X2, whose protein sequence is MGCGTNAGVSGGGIYAGAVAQNVEGRVDYGTLQVPQEEGDQPVLLRTPGQRLRALPGSQSRQDLFHWACLNERAAQLPRNTAPAGYQCPSCSGPIFPPTNLAGPVASALREKLATVNWARAGLGLPLIDELVSPEPEPLNTSEFSDWSSFNASGSPEQEETASASAAPAFYSQVPRPPASPSRPEQHTVIHMGNPEPLTHASAPRKVYDTRDDERAPGLHRDCDDDKYRRRPALGWLAQLLRSRAGSRKRPLTLLQRAGLLLLLGLLGFLALLALMSRLGRAAADSDPNLDPLMNPHIRVGPS, encoded by the exons ATGGGATGCGGGACGAATGCGGGTGTCTCAGGAGGCGGGATTTATGCAGGGGCCGTGGCCCAGAATGTAGAGGGAAG GGTCGACTATGGGACTTTGCAAGTGCCCCAAGAGGAAGGTGACCAACCTGTTCTGCTTCGAACACCGGGTCAACGTCTGCGAGCACTGCCTGGTAGCCAATCACGCCAAG ATCTGTTCCACTGGGCCTGCCTCAATGAGCGTGCTGCTCAGCTCCCCCGAAACACAGCACCTGCTGGCTACCAGTGCCCCAGCTGCAGTGGCCCCATCTTCCCTCCAACCAACCTGGCTGGCCCTGTGGCCTCTGCGCTGAGAGAGAAGCTGGCCACGGTCAACTGGGCCCGGGCAGGACTGGGTCTTCCTCTG ATTGACGAGCTGGTGAGCCCAGAGCCTGAACCCCTCAACACGTCTGAGTTCTCTGACTGGTCCAGCTTTAATG CCAGCGGTAGCCCCGAACAGGAAGAGACAGCCAGCGCTTCTGCTGCCCCAGCCTTCTACAGCCAAGTCCCCCGGCCCCCTGCTTCCCCGAGCCGGCCTGAACAGCACACGGTGATCCACATGGGCAATCCCGAGCCTCTGACTCACG CCTCAGCCCCGAGGAAGGTGTATGACACGCGGGATGATGAGCGGGCACCAGGCCTCCACCGGGATTGTGATGATGACAAGTACCGGCGCCGGCCAGCCCTGGGGTGGCTGGCCCAGCTGCTCAG GAGCCGGGCTGGGTCCCGTAAGCGGCCGCTGACCCTGCTGCAGCGGGcggggctgctgctactgctgggGCTGCTGGGCTTCCTGGCCCTGCTGGCCCTCATGTCTCGCCTGGGCCGGGCTGCTGCTGACAGTGACCCCAACCTGGACCCACTCATGAACCCTCACATCCGTGTGGGTCCCTCCTGA